In Pelecanus crispus isolate bPelCri1 chromosome Z, bPelCri1.pri, whole genome shotgun sequence, the following are encoded in one genomic region:
- the LOC104030163 gene encoding avidin, producing MESGAFALVLTLALAACVTPAERKCQLTGLWRNEQDSLMEISAVRDDGTFKGKYLTRVTLAGGCAHASPLTGAQQQPGEGGWPTFAFTVRWDKFSNATTAFAGQCFVDTAGKETLTTMWLLREAVGSLREDWKATRVGRNIFTRKRTAKENILQSLSPSCEDVPSPTP from the exons ATGGAGAGCGGTGCCTTTGCCCTGGTCCTCACCCTGGCCCTGGCAGCATGTGTCACCCCTGCGGAGAGGAAG TGCCAGCTCACCGGGCTGTGGAGGAATGAGCAGGACTCACTGATGGAGATTTCGGCAGTGAGGGACGACGGGACCTTCAAGGGGAAATACCTGACACGGGTCACCCTTGCCGGTGGCTGCGCCCATGCCTCCCCCCTGACGGgcgcccagcagcagcctggagagGGGGGCTGGCCCACCTTTGCCTTCACTGTGCGCTGGGACAAGTTCTCCA ATGCCACCACCGCCTTTGCGGGGCAGTGCTTCGTGGACACAGCCGGGAAGGAGACGCTGACCACCATGTGGCTGCTGCGTGAAGCCGTTGGGTCCCTCAGGGAGGACTGGAAAGCCACAAG GGTGGGCAGAAACATCTTCACACGTAAACgcactgcaaaagaaaatatcctgCAGAGCTTGTCACCATCCTGTGAGGATGTGCCTTCACCCACCCCATGA
- the LOC104030162 gene encoding avidin-like translates to MESSAFALVLTLALAACVTPAERKCLLSGSWRSDTGCRMVVSVLSKDGSFSGSYLPGPAGGESEILSSPLEGSQQDAGLVPQPTFSFTVHWRLRDSETARTTAFLGQCYVGSKGEESLHALWLLREAADSPAEDWKATRIGTSVFTRIK, encoded by the exons ATGGAGAGCAGTGCCTTTGCCCTGGTCCTTACCCTGGCCCTGGCAGCATGTGTCACCCCTGCGGAGAGGAAG TGCCTTCTCTCTGGGTCGTGGCGGAGCGACACAGGCTGCCGGATGGTCGTGTCCGTCCTCAGCAAGGACGGCAGCTTCTCCGGTTCCTACCTGCCAGGCCCTGCTGGCGGTGAATCCGAAATCCTCAGCTCGCCACTGGAGGGGTCGCAGCAGGATGCGGGGCTGGTCCCACAGCCCACCTTCTCCTTCACCGTGCACTGGCGGCTCCGAG ACTCGGAGACAGCCCGGACGACGGCCTTTCTGGGCCAATGCTATGTGGGCAGCAAGGGGGAGGAGAGCCTGCACGCCCTGTGGCTCCTGCGAGAGGCGGCCGACAGCCCTGCTGAAGACTGGAAAGCCACACG GATTGGCACCAGCGTTTTCACCCGGATAAAATAA